A stretch of the uncultured Desulfobacter sp. genome encodes the following:
- a CDS encoding ABC transporter ATP-binding protein: MQLNVKNLKVSYGNIKALHGLDFSINTGEIVTIIGANGAGKSTTLRAISRMVPSEPGSVIEFEGEDVLSYSTDKVVTRLGISHVPEGRRIFGNLTVTENLTLACFARKDTEQIAKDKKWVFDLFPRLEERKNQISGTLSGGEQQMLAVGRGYLSGRKLMILDEPSMGLAPLLMLEMFDALKEINKYGTTILLVEQNARLALKFAQRGYVIEHGKLVLEGPAESLLDDPEVKKAYLGA; this comes from the coding sequence ATGCAGCTCAATGTTAAGAATCTGAAAGTCTCCTACGGCAATATCAAGGCGCTTCACGGGCTGGACTTCAGCATTAATACCGGTGAAATCGTGACCATTATCGGTGCCAACGGTGCGGGCAAAAGCACCACCCTTAGAGCCATTTCCCGGATGGTGCCCAGTGAGCCGGGGTCCGTCATTGAATTTGAGGGTGAAGATGTACTTTCCTACAGCACCGACAAGGTTGTCACCCGGCTCGGCATCTCCCATGTGCCCGAAGGCCGAAGAATATTCGGCAATCTCACGGTAACCGAAAACTTAACTTTGGCCTGTTTTGCCAGAAAAGATACCGAGCAGATTGCAAAGGATAAAAAGTGGGTGTTTGATCTGTTCCCCCGCCTTGAAGAGCGCAAGAATCAGATTTCGGGCACCCTGTCCGGCGGAGAGCAGCAGATGCTTGCCGTAGGCCGTGGCTATCTGAGCGGCCGAAAGCTCATGATTCTGGATGAGCCTTCCATGGGGCTTGCGCCTTTGCTGATGCTTGAAATGTTTGATGCCCTCAAAGAGATCAATAAATACGGCACCACCATTTTGCTGGTGGAGCAGAACGCCCGGCTGGCCCTTAAATTTGCCCAAAGAGGATATGTGATTGAACACGGCAAGCTTGTATTGGAAGGCCCGGCTGAAAGCCTACTTGACGATCCCGAGGTGAAAAAGGCCTACTTGGGCGCGTAA
- a CDS encoding ABC transporter ATP-binding protein yields MTPLLHVDKMTHYFGGLRAVHNYNLSVGPNQIVGLIGPNGAGKTTVFNLITGVYTPTEGRITLENESIVGLETNEIAAKGLGRTFQNLALWRHMNVLDHIKMAHYSQLTYGLLDAFFNTGKCRRQEAKAEENAYRLLELFDIKQHAQQLVTSLPYGAQRRVEMARAMATNPKVLFLDEPTAGMTPDELIQMIKIIRQVHQDFGVAIFLIEHRMKFVMELCQHIQTLVFGEVIAQGPPEEIQNNPQVIEAYLGKEDLT; encoded by the coding sequence ATGACGCCTTTGCTTCATGTAGATAAAATGACCCACTATTTTGGTGGATTGCGGGCGGTCCACAACTATAATCTTTCGGTTGGGCCCAACCAGATTGTTGGCTTAATTGGCCCAAACGGGGCAGGTAAGACAACCGTTTTCAACCTGATTACAGGGGTCTATACCCCCACCGAAGGCCGTATTACCCTTGAAAATGAGAGTATTGTGGGGTTGGAAACCAATGAGATTGCAGCCAAAGGGCTTGGCAGAACCTTTCAGAATCTGGCTTTGTGGCGGCATATGAATGTGCTGGACCATATTAAAATGGCCCATTATTCCCAACTTACTTACGGCCTGCTCGATGCTTTTTTTAATACAGGAAAGTGTCGGAGACAGGAGGCCAAAGCCGAAGAGAATGCCTATCGGCTTCTGGAACTGTTTGATATCAAGCAGCACGCCCAGCAGCTGGTAACAAGCCTGCCTTACGGGGCCCAGCGCCGGGTGGAGATGGCCCGGGCCATGGCCACCAATCCCAAGGTGCTTTTTCTGGATGAACCCACCGCAGGCATGACACCTGACGAATTGATCCAAATGATCAAGATTATCAGGCAGGTACACCAGGATTTCGGGGTGGCTATTTTTCTGATCGAACACCGTATGAAATTTGTGATGGAGCTTTGCCAGCACATTCAGACCCTGGTGTTCGGCGAAGTGATTGCCCAAGGACCTCCCGAGGAGATCCAGAACAACCCCCAAGTGATTGAAGCCTATCTGGGCAAGGAGGATTTGACCTGA
- a CDS encoding branched-chain amino acid ABC transporter permease translates to MKIVQSIKKFLSNIPMAGWLLGMLAAVLIEYFWGYDYISYYLGLPKIPVLFGAIIMLKDPLMIPGALAYDIVVYVLPVCIVGKASAFFTNPLAGAMEKLPLWISVLIHLCCFYAILSLWAGINDYRVLVVKLTLISIILTISINVINGYQGEFSCSHPGFMAVGAYVSSVITLLLFANDKIFGAAVLPPNLGPWLFPVALIIGGIAASLASLLVAIPSFRTRGDYLAIISLAFMFIVKSAVENLNVIGGARGMGGQPDLAPLPVIFIWTMLCIWVIHNFVTSIMGKALNAVRDDEAASESMTVKTRKTKMTAFMFGAFWAGVAGGLFAHVLAYINPGMFSINRLAEILAMVYFGGLNSIVGSIVGAVSINILGEALRPLELFKWIIIPLILIFVMIFRPYGLISFKEFNAKKLLAAKRYK, encoded by the coding sequence ATGAAGATTGTACAATCAATAAAAAAATTCCTATCGAACATACCCATGGCCGGCTGGCTTTTAGGAATGCTGGCTGCTGTGTTGATCGAGTATTTTTGGGGATACGACTATATTTCCTACTACCTGGGCCTGCCCAAGATTCCGGTGCTGTTCGGCGCCATTATCATGCTCAAGGATCCGCTTATGATCCCCGGCGCCCTGGCCTATGACATCGTTGTCTATGTCCTGCCGGTCTGCATTGTGGGAAAGGCTTCCGCGTTTTTTACCAACCCGCTGGCAGGTGCCATGGAGAAGCTGCCGTTATGGATTTCCGTACTGATCCATCTGTGCTGTTTTTACGCGATCTTGTCCCTTTGGGCTGGCATCAACGATTATCGTGTGCTTGTGGTGAAACTGACGCTGATCTCCATTATTTTGACCATCAGCATCAATGTCATCAACGGCTACCAGGGTGAGTTTTCATGCTCACACCCGGGGTTTATGGCGGTGGGGGCTTATGTCTCGTCTGTGATTACCCTGCTTTTATTTGCCAATGACAAGATTTTCGGGGCTGCCGTGCTGCCGCCAAATCTTGGCCCGTGGCTTTTTCCAGTTGCGTTGATTATCGGCGGGATCGCCGCTTCCCTTGCATCGCTTTTGGTGGCCATCCCTTCATTTCGTACCCGGGGGGATTACCTGGCCATCATCTCCTTGGCCTTTATGTTCATCGTCAAAAGTGCGGTGGAAAACCTCAATGTCATCGGCGGTGCCCGGGGCATGGGTGGGCAGCCCGATCTGGCGCCGCTTCCTGTGATTTTTATCTGGACCATGCTGTGCATCTGGGTGATTCATAATTTTGTCACCTCCATCATGGGAAAGGCCCTGAATGCCGTGCGCGATGATGAGGCCGCTTCCGAATCCATGACCGTGAAAACCCGGAAAACCAAAATGACCGCCTTTATGTTCGGGGCATTTTGGGCCGGTGTGGCCGGCGGGCTTTTTGCCCATGTGCTGGCCTATATCAATCCCGGCATGTTCAGCATTAACCGGCTGGCCGAAATCCTTGCCATGGTTTATTTCGGCGGCCTGAACTCTATTGTGGGCTCCATTGTGGGTGCCGTTTCCATCAATATTCTAGGCGAAGCCCTGCGGCCCCTGGAACTGTTTAAGTGGATCATTATTCCGCTGATATTGATTTTTGTCATGATCTTCAGGCCCTACGGCTTGATCTCTTTCAAAGAGTTCAATGCTAAAAAACTTCTTGCGGCCAAACGTTATAAATAA